In Macrobrachium rosenbergii isolate ZJJX-2024 chromosome 19, ASM4041242v1, whole genome shotgun sequence, the following are encoded in one genomic region:
- the LOC136848595 gene encoding uncharacterized protein → MKTILFSLVSAIVLLTSGVRGAKSTDDDLFDVLANDGAIQQNNSKQNVLSNSNGNGFRNSSSSSNNFLNGAGDSSALLVGNGLEDSENQSMSDSSSSSSIGLFSDLGTTIATVTAVSILATLLLLYLTDYDFGSILGRLDATFGGSSFAAPNYPFDEGLENYPPPVILARRSYAALTPVIDAITSAYKKYHERY, encoded by the exons ATGAAGACGATCCTCTTCTCGCTAGTATCAGCAATCGTCCTCTTGACTTCTGGGGTCAGGGGAGCCAAGTCTACAGACGACGATCTGTTCGATGTCCTGGCCAATGACGGCGCCAttcaacaaaacaacagcaaGCAAAATGTCTTGAGTAACAGCAACGGCAACGGCTTTCgaaacagcagtagcagcagcaacaacTTCCTGAACGGCGCCGGCGATAGCAGCGCCCTCTTAGTCGGCAACGGATTAGAAGACTCCGAAAACCAGTCGATGTCtgactcctcttcctcttcttctatcggtctattctCGGACCTCGGGACCACAATTGCCACCGTGACAGCGGTGTCAATCCTGGCCACCCTGTTGCTGCTCTACCTCACGGATTACGACTTCGGATCGATCCTCGGGCGCCTGGATGCCACTTTTGGAGGCTCGAGCTTCGCCGCTCCGAATTATCCGTTCGACGAAGGGCTGGAGAACTACCCGCCCCCCGTGATCCTCGCCAGGAG atCCTATGCTGCTCTCACCCCTGTGATTGATGCAATCACATCGGCCTACAAAAAATACCACGAAAGATATTAG